In the genome of Candidatus Ruthia magnifica str. Cm (Calyptogena magnifica), one region contains:
- a CDS encoding heme lyase CcmF/NrfE family subunit — MLIEIGHFALVLAFVFAVLQVVLPTIGIIKHDTILSGLSRPLLWMQFFWILIAFAILMNAFLVDDFSVKYVANNSNTQLPNIFKMSAVWGAHEGSLLLWALILTAWSVAVSIFSRRLPDEVLNHILIILGLISIGFLLFLLLTSNPFERLDMVPIQGRELNPLLQDFGLIIHPPMLYMGYVGMAVPFAFVLSSLIRGQLDSTWLRWSRPWTLIAWAFLTFGITLGSWWAYYELGWGGWWFWDPVENASFMPWLVATALVHSLSVSEKRGVFKHWTVLLAISGFSLSLLGTFLVRSGILTSVHSFAADPARGLFILIFLVIVVGGSLVLYAWRASLMQSNNTFSFLSRESGLLVNNVLLVAAMSSVFLGTLYPLLLDALGLGKISVGAPYFSAVFVPIMILALLVMVIAPFLRWKKDTTQRVAGLLKWVWIGVGLLFVISALLTDNTSVLLAVFLFIWIVMHSLVLLFQRLNQKGSMSFAFIGMIFAHIGIAVFLLGATVTTQYGVEKDIKMDIDKPITIAGYDFIFKGVTHLFGQNYQGNKGHVEVYFENEKISDLRPEKRQYVTGMPMTEAAIDPSLYRDIYIVLGESLENDSWSLRIYYKPLIRWIWLGGLLITLGALLAAFDRRYRLRVKE; from the coding sequence ATGTTAATTGAAATTGGACATTTTGCATTAGTGCTTGCCTTTGTGTTTGCAGTGTTACAAGTTGTTTTGCCAACTATAGGCATAATTAAACATGACACCATTCTTTCTGGCTTGTCTAGACCCTTGTTATGGATGCAATTTTTTTGGATTTTAATTGCTTTTGCTATTCTCATGAATGCCTTCTTGGTTGATGATTTTTCTGTTAAATATGTGGCAAATAATTCAAATACACAACTACCCAATATTTTTAAGATGTCAGCCGTTTGGGGTGCGCACGAAGGCTCTTTATTACTATGGGCTTTGATTTTAACTGCTTGGAGCGTAGCAGTGTCTATATTCTCTAGGCGTTTACCTGATGAAGTATTAAACCATATTCTCATTATTCTTGGCTTAATTAGTATTGGTTTTTTGTTGTTTTTACTGCTAACCTCTAATCCTTTTGAGCGTCTAGATATGGTGCCAATACAAGGGCGTGAGCTTAATCCTTTGTTGCAAGATTTTGGCTTAATTATCCATCCACCAATGCTATATATGGGTTATGTGGGAATGGCAGTTCCATTTGCTTTTGTTTTATCATCACTTATTCGTGGGCAGCTAGATTCTACTTGGTTACGGTGGTCACGCCCTTGGACATTAATCGCATGGGCATTTTTAACATTTGGCATCACACTTGGTTCTTGGTGGGCTTATTACGAGCTTGGTTGGGGCGGTTGGTGGTTTTGGGATCCGGTGGAAAATGCCTCATTTATGCCATGGTTAGTGGCAACAGCATTGGTGCACTCTTTAAGCGTAAGTGAGAAGCGTGGTGTATTTAAACATTGGACTGTACTATTGGCCATTTCTGGATTTTCGTTAAGTTTATTAGGTACATTTCTAGTTAGATCAGGTATTCTTACTTCAGTACACTCATTTGCTGCTGACCCTGCCAGGGGTTTGTTTATTTTGATATTTTTAGTGATTGTGGTTGGTGGTTCGTTGGTACTATATGCTTGGCGTGCTTCACTCATGCAAAGTAATAACACCTTTTCTTTTTTATCAAGAGAGAGCGGTTTACTAGTTAATAATGTCTTATTAGTGGCAGCAATGTCAAGTGTCTTTTTAGGTACGCTCTATCCATTACTGTTAGATGCATTAGGTTTAGGTAAAATTTCAGTGGGGGCGCCTTATTTTAGTGCAGTGTTCGTGCCTATTATGATTCTGGCACTCTTGGTCATGGTGATTGCTCCTTTTTTACGCTGGAAAAAAGATACCACACAAAGGGTGGCGGGTTTATTAAAGTGGGTGTGGATAGGTGTAGGTTTGTTGTTTGTTATTAGTGCGTTATTGACTGATAATACCTCAGTTTTATTAGCCGTCTTTTTGTTTATTTGGATAGTTATGCATTCACTGGTGCTTTTGTTTCAAAGGTTAAACCAAAAAGGCAGTATGAGTTTTGCTTTCATTGGCATGATTTTTGCTCATATTGGTATTGCCGTATTCTTATTAGGTGCTACAGTTACAACTCAGTACGGTGTTGAAAAAGATATAAAAATGGACATTGATAAACCAATCACCATAGCAGGTTATGATTTTATTTTTAAAGGTGTGACGCACTTATTTGGTCAAAACTATCAAGGAAATAAAGGTCATGTAGAAGTCTATTTTGAGAATGAGAAAATATCAGATTTAAGACCTGAAAAACGTCAATATGTCACAGGCATGCCCATGACTGAAGCAGCTATTGATCCATCTTTATATCGTGATATTTATATCGTATTAGGCGAGTCTTTAGAAAATGATTCATGGAGTTTAAGAATTTATTATAAGCCACTCATACGCTGGATTTGGCTAGGGGGGTTATTGATTACACTGGGTGCGTTATTAGCTGCATTTGACAGAAGGTATCGATTAAGAGTGAAAGAATGA
- the ccmI gene encoding c-type cytochrome biogenesis protein CcmI, translated as MNLYLWFILMIITSSIWIIWFLYRPLKSNEINLESSNIILGKQKLLELEQDLHQNLIDKKQFNQAKEEISTTLAIELQQVSNIENNANNNTWVLILILVLLPIMSIGVYQYLILGNNMSAEKPLSLEQSADKIVQYLQTNDNDAQAWKMLGLMYFEIGKLDLSIDAYEKSYKINPKDPGLLVEYASMMISVNDNQFSDQSVKLIKQALDIEPNASDALYLAGMFAASQLNFNLAKGLWQRALNALPEGSMDRVALVSILSELKTVEESKDTPEYSISVSVDISNEILKSRSSEDFIMIYVKAAKGRPMPIAIKKMKLKDFTGQVVLTNQDSVIRGNQLSYHEQVIAVVRISETGSAMRGVGDVQVLSKVINMVDNLSIHLSVK; from the coding sequence ATGAATTTATATCTATGGTTTATTTTGATGATAATTACCTCTTCTATTTGGATAATTTGGTTTTTATATCGCCCTCTTAAATCCAATGAAATTAATCTTGAAAGTTCTAATATTATTTTAGGCAAACAAAAATTGCTAGAACTTGAGCAAGATTTGCACCAAAATTTGATTGATAAAAAACAATTCAATCAAGCTAAAGAAGAAATTTCAACAACACTGGCTATTGAACTTCAACAAGTGAGTAATATTGAAAATAATGCTAATAATAACACATGGGTTTTGATATTAATATTGGTATTATTGCCTATCATGTCCATTGGTGTTTATCAATATTTGATACTAGGAAATAACATGAGCGCAGAAAAACCACTAAGTTTGGAACAAAGTGCTGATAAAATTGTGCAGTATTTACAAACCAATGATAATGATGCGCAGGCTTGGAAGATGCTCGGACTAATGTATTTTGAAATTGGTAAGCTAGACTTATCAATAGATGCCTATGAAAAATCTTATAAAATTAACCCTAAAGACCCAGGATTGTTAGTTGAATATGCCTCTATGATGATTAGCGTTAATGATAATCAATTTTCAGACCAGTCTGTTAAATTAATCAAACAAGCTTTGGATATTGAACCAAACGCGTCAGACGCCCTATATTTAGCAGGTATGTTTGCCGCGAGTCAGCTAAATTTTAATTTGGCAAAAGGGCTTTGGCAACGTGCACTGAACGCTCTACCAGAGGGTAGCATGGACCGAGTGGCCTTAGTTAGCATTTTATCTGAGTTAAAAACGGTTGAAGAGAGTAAGGACACGCCTGAGTATTCTATTAGTGTGAGTGTTGATATATCTAATGAGATACTAAAATCAAGATCTAGTGAAGATTTTATCATGATTTATGTCAAAGCAGCCAAGGGTAGACCGATGCCAATTGCGATTAAAAAAATGAAGCTTAAAGATTTTACAGGTCAAGTTGTTTTAACCAACCAAGACTCTGTAATACGAGGCAATCAATTATCATACCATGAGCAAGTGATTGCAGTAGTTCGTATTAGTGAAACTGGTTCTGCTATGCGAGGCGTGGGTGATGTACAAGTGCTTAGCAAGGTTATTAATATGGTTGATAATTTATCCATTCATTTGAGTGTGAAATAA
- the dapE gene encoding succinyl-diaminopimelate desuccinylase produces the protein MNKTLKLAKNLVSIDSITPQDKGCQSIMTNHLSHLNFKITDLKFGEVDNFWAIRGHQSPVFVFAGHTDVVPVGDELKWHISPFSAQVQDGMLHGRGTADMKGSLAAMLSATDRFVKDYPNHKGSIGYLITSDEEGPATDGTVKVAKYLKEINQIVDYCLVGEPSATNELGDVIKNGRRGSLNGILKIIGKQGHIAYPHLADNPIHLAISALNDLCNEVWDKGNEYFPATSFQISNIHSGTGVTNIIPGESDVVLNFRYSTQNTHKQLQSRVCVILNKHNFEYQITWEHSGYPFLTPKGKLVNACTNAIKTVKNINTQLSTSGGTSDGRFIALILKAQVVELGPLNATIHQVDECVSIQDLEDLSDIYYHVLKNILT, from the coding sequence ATGAATAAAACCTTAAAATTAGCAAAAAATCTTGTTAGTATAGATTCTATTACCCCACAAGATAAGGGTTGTCAGTCTATTATGACCAATCATTTGAGCCATCTTAATTTTAAAATTACCGATTTAAAATTTGGTGAGGTTGATAATTTTTGGGCAATTCGCGGTCATCAATCTCCTGTGTTTGTGTTTGCAGGGCATACCGATGTCGTGCCTGTGGGTGATGAGCTAAAATGGCACATATCACCTTTTTCTGCCCAAGTTCAAGATGGTATGTTGCATGGTCGTGGAACAGCTGACATGAAAGGTTCTTTGGCAGCTATGCTTAGTGCAACCGATAGATTTGTTAAAGATTATCCTAATCATAAAGGCTCAATCGGCTATTTAATCACTTCTGATGAAGAAGGTCCTGCTACTGATGGCACTGTTAAAGTTGCGAAGTACTTAAAAGAAATCAATCAAATCGTTGATTATTGTTTAGTGGGTGAGCCATCAGCCACTAATGAATTAGGAGATGTAATTAAAAATGGTCGTCGTGGCTCTTTAAATGGCATTTTAAAAATCATTGGTAAACAAGGGCATATTGCTTATCCACATTTGGCAGATAATCCTATCCATCTAGCCATATCAGCGTTAAATGATTTGTGTAATGAGGTTTGGGATAAGGGCAATGAGTATTTTCCAGCAACCAGTTTTCAAATTTCTAATATCCATTCAGGCACAGGGGTGACTAACATTATTCCAGGTGAAAGTGATGTTGTTCTTAACTTTCGTTATTCTACACAGAATACTCACAAGCAATTGCAAAGCCGAGTTTGCGTGATTTTAAACAAGCATAATTTTGAATATCAAATTACTTGGGAACATTCTGGCTATCCATTTTTAACCCCAAAGGGTAAATTGGTTAATGCTTGTACTAATGCGATTAAAACCGTCAAAAATATAAACACCCAACTCTCCACTTCAGGCGGTACCTCTGATGGACGTTTTATTGCACTAATTTTAAAGGCTCAAGTGGTAGAACTAGGTCCTTTAAATGCCACCATTCACCAAGTTGACGAGTGTGTATCCATCCAGGATTTAGAAGATTTGAGCGATATTTATTATCATGTTTTAAAAAATATACTCACTTAA
- the trmD gene encoding tRNA (guanosine(37)-N1)-methyltransferase TrmD — MRFDVITLFPDMFNTIKDEGVIARAIKKSCLLIHTWQLRDFSNNKYKNIDDKPYGGGAGMVMKVKPIRDCIHKIKQSNPKTKVIYLSPQGQPLKHKLAKELSTFDSITLLCGRYEGVDERIIKHDIDMEISIGDYVISGGELAAMVLIDTISRQIPNVLGNADSLNDSFAKNLLDYPHYTRPEIIDKQAVPEVLLSGHQANIDTWRVEQSIKKTQEKRKDLLED; from the coding sequence ATGCGCTTTGACGTTATTACCCTGTTTCCTGATATGTTTAATACCATTAAGGATGAAGGTGTTATTGCACGAGCCATCAAAAAATCATGTCTCTTAATTCATACTTGGCAACTCAGAGATTTTAGCAACAATAAATACAAAAATATTGACGATAAACCCTATGGTGGTGGTGCTGGCATGGTGATGAAAGTCAAGCCTATTCGTGATTGTATTCACAAAATCAAACAATCAAATCCAAAAACTAAGGTCATTTATCTATCACCACAAGGACAGCCGCTCAAACATAAACTAGCTAAAGAACTATCCACTTTTGACTCAATTACTCTATTATGCGGACGCTATGAAGGTGTGGATGAACGTATTATTAAGCATGATATTGACATGGAAATCTCCATTGGCGATTACGTTATCAGTGGTGGCGAATTAGCAGCCATGGTACTTATTGATACAATCAGTCGTCAAATTCCAAACGTACTTGGCAATGCTGATTCATTAAATGATTCCTTTGCAAAAAATTTACTAGACTACCCGCATTATACACGTCCTGAAATTATTGACAAACAAGCAGTGCCTGAAGTATTACTAAGCGGACATCAGGCTAATATTGATACTTGGCGAGTAGAACAATCTATTAAAAAAACCCAAGAAAAACGAAAGGACCTTTTGGAAGATTAG
- a CDS encoding P-II family nitrogen regulator, whose translation MKFVTAILRPHKLDDVREALSEVGVSGVTVTEVKGFGRQKGHTELYRGAEYQIDFLPKIKLEVAIEASRLDEVIEVISNVANSGKVGDGKIFVTNLDKVVRIRTGETDKNAL comes from the coding sequence ATGAAATTTGTGACAGCGATTTTAAGACCGCATAAATTAGACGATGTTAGAGAAGCGTTATCCGAAGTTGGTGTGTCTGGTGTAACGGTGACTGAGGTGAAAGGTTTTGGTCGTCAAAAAGGACACACAGAGTTGTATCGAGGGGCTGAGTATCAAATTGACTTCTTGCCTAAAATTAAATTAGAAGTTGCGATTGAGGCTTCAAGACTTGATGAAGTGATTGAGGTGATTAGTAATGTGGCTAATTCTGGTAAGGTGGGCGATGGTAAAATTTTTGTGACCAATTTAGACAAGGTGGTTCGTATTCGTACAGGAGAAACTGATAAAAACGCGCTTTAA
- a CDS encoding ammonium transporter yields MGVFAQDINGADTAWIMTSTALVLFMTLPGLALFYGGLVRTKNILSILMQCFAIAGIISILWFVVGYSIAFSGDNPYFGDFSNVLLVQISINTVNGSIPESLFAVFQMTFAIITPALIIGSYAERMKFSAVLLFSSIWLLVVYAPVTHWVWGGGWLGNVLDYAGGTVVHITAGIAALVAAIVLGPRKDFFKKPMPPHNMTMTITGAAMLWVGWFGFNGGSALVAGGDAAMAILVTHISAATGAITWMFYEWIKFGKPTALGTVTGMVAGLGTITSASGFVGPTGALVIGFISGIVCFNAVIIIKQKFKIDDSLDVFPVHGVGGIIGTLMTGFFASKELGIFSGQGGWDRKAIVIADQLQIQFIGVVATVIYTAVVTYLILKVVDAITGLRVSEEEEQQGLDIVSHEEKGYDL; encoded by the coding sequence ATGGGCGTGTTTGCACAAGATATTAACGGCGCTGATACGGCTTGGATAATGACATCAACAGCCTTGGTGTTGTTTATGACATTGCCAGGTTTGGCGTTATTTTATGGTGGGCTAGTTCGCACTAAGAATATCTTATCAATACTAATGCAGTGTTTTGCTATTGCGGGCATTATAAGTATTTTATGGTTTGTAGTGGGTTATTCTATTGCTTTTTCAGGTGATAATCCTTACTTTGGTGATTTTTCTAATGTGCTTTTGGTACAAATTAGTATAAATACAGTCAATGGTTCAATTCCAGAATCTTTGTTTGCCGTGTTTCAAATGACATTTGCCATTATTACTCCAGCTTTGATTATTGGTAGCTATGCAGAAAGAATGAAATTTTCAGCGGTGCTATTATTTAGCTCTATTTGGTTATTAGTGGTTTATGCGCCTGTTACGCATTGGGTGTGGGGTGGTGGTTGGCTAGGAAATGTACTTGACTATGCTGGTGGTACAGTTGTTCATATTACTGCAGGTATTGCAGCGTTAGTAGCGGCTATTGTTTTAGGTCCTAGAAAAGATTTTTTTAAAAAACCTATGCCACCACACAACATGACCATGACTATTACGGGTGCGGCGATGTTGTGGGTCGGTTGGTTTGGTTTTAATGGTGGTTCTGCTTTGGTAGCAGGCGGCGATGCGGCGATGGCTATTTTGGTGACGCACATCTCAGCAGCAACGGGTGCGATTACGTGGATGTTTTACGAGTGGATTAAATTTGGTAAACCAACTGCATTAGGTACAGTAACAGGCATGGTTGCAGGCTTGGGAACAATCACATCAGCCTCAGGTTTTGTGGGCCCTACAGGCGCTTTAGTGATTGGTTTTATTTCGGGTATTGTGTGTTTTAATGCGGTGATTATCATCAAGCAAAAATTTAAAATTGATGATTCATTAGATGTATTTCCTGTGCATGGTGTGGGTGGTATTATTGGCACCTTAATGACAGGATTTTTTGCCTCTAAAGAGTTGGGTATTTTTTCTGGACAAGGTGGCTGGGATCGTAAGGCAATTGTGATTGCTGACCAATTACAAATTCAATTTATAGGTGTAGTGGCAACGGTTATTTATACGGCTGTTGTCACTTATCTTATTCTTAAAGTGGTGGATGCTATAACGGGTTTAAGAGTGAGTGAAGAGGAGGAGCAACAGGGGTTGGATATTGTTTCTCATGAAGAAAAAGGCTACGATTTGTAA
- the dapA gene encoding 4-hydroxy-tetrahydrodipicolinate synthase, whose translation MRINHPLTGSIVALITPMFDDGSIDFGVLKSLVAFHIDSGTKAIVSMGTTGESATLNQDEHIEVIRATIEFANSRIPIIASTGANSTSEAIELTKAAKVIGADACLLVTPYYNRPTQEGLYQHYKLIAETVDIDQILYNVPSRTAVDLCVETVLRLSNIDNIIGIKDATGDLNVAKALIEQCADDFLFYSGDDATAVEFILMGGHGGISVTANITPKQVASAYQFALENDRELAESTNAPLADLHQHLFIESNPIPIKWAMFKMGKCNNGIRLPLMILSQQAQAMLEQDLSNLGII comes from the coding sequence GTGCGCATAAATCATCCACTAACTGGCTCAATAGTCGCTCTAATCACTCCAATGTTTGATGATGGGTCGATAGATTTTGGTGTGTTAAAATCGTTGGTGGCGTTTCATATTGATTCTGGCACTAAAGCAATTGTCTCGATGGGTACGACAGGTGAGAGTGCAACGCTTAATCAGGATGAGCATATTGAAGTGATACGGGCAACGATTGAATTTGCCAATTCACGTATTCCAATCATTGCTAGCACGGGTGCAAATTCGACTTCTGAAGCTATTGAACTTACTAAAGCTGCTAAAGTAATTGGTGCAGATGCTTGTCTTTTAGTCACACCGTATTATAATAGACCGACTCAAGAAGGGCTATATCAGCATTATAAGTTGATTGCTGAAACAGTAGATATTGATCAAATTTTATATAATGTGCCCAGTAGAACGGCAGTTGATCTCTGTGTAGAAACAGTACTTCGTTTGTCCAACATTGATAATATCATCGGTATTAAAGATGCAACGGGTGATTTGAATGTTGCAAAGGCATTGATTGAACAATGTGCGGATGATTTTTTGTTTTATAGCGGTGATGATGCAACAGCGGTTGAATTTATTTTAATGGGCGGGCATGGTGGTATTTCTGTAACGGCTAATATTACACCAAAGCAGGTGGCTTCTGCTTATCAATTTGCACTTGAGAATGACAGGGAATTAGCAGAATCAACCAATGCACCATTAGCTGATTTGCATCAACATTTGTTTATTGAGTCTAATCCAATTCCCATTAAATGGGCAATGTTTAAAATGGGTAAGTGTAATAATGGTATTCGCTTACCCTTAATGATATTATCACAACAAGCTCAAGCAATGTTAGAGCAAGATTTATCCAATTTAGGAATTATATAA
- the bamC gene encoding outer membrane protein assembly factor BamC — protein MIIRKLTILLLVFSLGGCISLGSKEKQKQDGLGERDIKYYSNKTLTSLEVPPDLTKPSTQNALKLSEYVANIQEDLISFSEKDRAIKDASSIEVKKSGSLRWLVVDKKPDAVWGLAKSFFKSHGFIIKKANKKIGVMETNFLENHPEIPDQSLGLIRSMFRKVTKTRYTLPIVDKYRLRIESTDNGNKTEVYLSLTSMQEVLTNKSSDDENTIWQSQVKDHTLETEMLYRLMTFLGSDHALARKKIIAAREQKKLTVKVAKSISGYAKLMFSLTQYETWNNIGWALDQLGIDVEDKDVKEGSFYINFVKKEDKGIFSGLFGDDAIKKYFQIVVRQVASNITEVYFNDLSGDNKQVTIDFSYQFLGNIAKQF, from the coding sequence ATGATAATCAGGAAATTAACAATACTGCTTTTGGTATTTTCTTTGGGTGGCTGTATTTCTTTAGGTAGTAAAGAAAAACAAAAACAAGACGGACTTGGTGAAAGAGACATTAAATATTATTCAAATAAAACACTAACTTCTTTAGAAGTTCCCCCGGATTTAACTAAACCTAGTACTCAAAATGCCTTAAAGTTAAGTGAGTATGTTGCTAATATTCAAGAGGATTTGATCAGTTTTTCTGAAAAAGATAGAGCAATTAAGGATGCTTCAAGTATTGAGGTGAAGAAATCCGGTAGTCTTCGTTGGCTAGTGGTTGATAAAAAACCAGATGCAGTTTGGGGGCTGGCCAAAAGTTTCTTTAAATCTCATGGCTTTATTATCAAGAAAGCTAATAAAAAAATTGGCGTGATGGAGACTAATTTTTTAGAGAATCATCCAGAAATTCCTGATCAATCTTTGGGTCTTATTCGTTCTATGTTTAGAAAGGTAACAAAAACTAGATACACATTACCGATTGTTGATAAATATAGACTTCGTATTGAGTCTACTGACAATGGCAATAAGACCGAGGTTTATTTATCACTTACTTCAATGCAAGAAGTATTAACAAATAAAAGCAGTGATGATGAAAATACTATTTGGCAATCTCAAGTCAAAGATCACACACTTGAAACAGAAATGCTATATCGATTAATGACTTTTTTAGGTAGTGACCATGCACTTGCTAGAAAGAAAATTATAGCCGCTAGAGAGCAGAAAAAGTTAACGGTGAAGGTTGCTAAAAGTATTAGTGGTTATGCCAAGTTGATGTTTTCATTAACGCAATATGAAACTTGGAATAATATCGGCTGGGCGTTGGATCAACTTGGTATTGATGTTGAGGATAAAGATGTTAAAGAGGGTAGTTTTTATATCAATTTTGTTAAAAAAGAAGATAAGGGTATATTCTCAGGACTGTTTGGTGATGATGCGATTAAAAAATATTTTCAAATTGTTGTTAGGCAAGTTGCCAGTAATATAACAGAAGTTTATTTTAATGATTTATCTGGAGATAATAAGCAAGTAACAATTGATTTTAGTTATCAATTCTTAGGTAATATTGCCAAGCAGTTTTAA
- a CDS encoding BRCT domain-containing protein translates to MDELSDEELAQFCQIANLAYRAGKPIISDQDYDFIYLDALKNRDPDNLLFKFIETEGQSFSEEKVLLPEAMLSIDKAYSWDEISKWIKRLEKSAMQISLDLSAIQIKATPKLDGFSGFDDGSRLYTRGDGKKGSDISRVFERGLCVFNDAERGLGAGEIVIKKSYFKKYLAHSFEYPRNFQASLIKEKALDEQAQKAIIDKAALFIPFIKLPTWSGLVAELVAKFDQIVAQVLVMVDFDVDGVVFEAINTDLKTQMGANRKFHRWQIAFKENKDKAHVKVLNVIPQVGRSGKITPVVELEPTLLSGATIMRATGHNYGLVKEQGLGVGSVVELTRSGLVIPKIIFVLKPMPVDIPDNCPSCDKPLVWKSDFLTCINHKNCPAQIIGKMAYFFKILANNDGFGIATIEKLYAHDIRSVSQIYALNIEDLVTIGFGEKTSMNLINQLNRSVSEQVEDWRFLAAFGMHRMGLGNCENLLKSHHLNDIFDLNLKEIANIDGFAELTGQIIVQGLISIADEFNHIYQYGFNLETTILTKDLQTLTHELFDKKIVFTGKMNHSRDDMKKHAKSIGIKVSTSISAKIDYLVIGDKVGQKKIKDAEKFGVVVMTETDYLSKI, encoded by the coding sequence GTGGATGAGTTATCAGATGAAGAATTAGCACAATTTTGCCAAATAGCCAATCTAGCTTATCGAGCTGGAAAGCCTATTATTAGCGACCAAGATTATGATTTTATTTATCTTGATGCACTTAAAAATAGAGACCCAGATAATCTGTTATTCAAATTCATAGAGACAGAGGGACAGTCTTTTTCTGAGGAAAAAGTCTTATTACCAGAGGCGATGCTTTCCATTGATAAGGCATATTCATGGGATGAAATAAGTAAATGGATAAAGCGGTTAGAAAAATCAGCCATGCAGATTAGTTTAGATTTGAGTGCCATTCAAATTAAAGCCACGCCTAAACTAGACGGTTTTTCTGGATTTGATGATGGTAGTCGGCTTTACACACGAGGTGATGGGAAAAAAGGCAGTGATATTTCCAGAGTATTCGAGCGAGGTTTGTGTGTTTTTAATGATGCTGAGCGTGGACTTGGTGCGGGTGAAATTGTGATTAAGAAAAGCTATTTTAAGAAATATTTAGCACATAGTTTTGAATATCCACGTAATTTTCAAGCCAGTCTTATTAAAGAAAAAGCCTTAGATGAGCAAGCTCAAAAGGCTATTATAGATAAGGCTGCTTTGTTTATTCCGTTTATTAAATTACCTACTTGGTCAGGTCTTGTAGCTGAATTAGTTGCTAAATTTGATCAAATTGTTGCTCAGGTATTGGTGATGGTAGATTTTGATGTAGATGGCGTAGTTTTTGAGGCAATTAATACTGATTTAAAAACACAGATGGGTGCTAATCGAAAATTTCATCGTTGGCAAATTGCCTTTAAAGAAAACAAAGACAAAGCACACGTTAAAGTACTCAACGTGATACCTCAAGTAGGGCGTAGTGGAAAAATAACCCCAGTAGTAGAGCTAGAACCTACTTTGTTAAGTGGTGCAACTATTATGCGCGCAACAGGGCATAATTATGGTTTGGTGAAAGAGCAAGGTCTTGGTGTGGGTAGTGTGGTTGAGTTAACTCGTTCTGGACTGGTTATCCCTAAAATTATATTCGTATTAAAGCCTATGCCTGTTGATATTCCTGATAATTGCCCAAGTTGTGATAAGCCACTTGTTTGGAAGTCAGATTTTCTCACGTGCATTAATCATAAAAATTGCCCTGCTCAAATTATTGGGAAAATGGCCTATTTTTTTAAGATATTGGCTAATAATGATGGTTTTGGTATTGCCACTATTGAAAAGCTATATGCACATGATATTAGGTCAGTTTCACAAATTTATGCTTTAAATATAGAAGATTTAGTAACAATAGGATTTGGTGAAAAAACCAGTATGAATCTTATTAATCAGCTAAATCGCTCTGTTAGTGAGCAGGTTGAAGACTGGCGTTTTTTAGCAGCATTTGGCATGCATAGAATGGGTTTAGGTAATTGCGAAAACCTTTTAAAGTCCCATCATTTGAATGATATTTTTGATTTAAATTTAAAAGAAATAGCTAATATTGATGGCTTTGCCGAATTAACAGGACAAATAATTGTACAAGGATTAATCTCTATTGCTGATGAGTTTAATCATATATATCAATATGGTTTTAATTTAGAAACAACCATACTAACTAAAGACTTACAAACATTAACACATGAATTATTTGATAAAAAAATTGTTTTTACTGGCAAAATGAACCATTCAAGAGATGATATGAAAAAACATGCCAAGTCAATTGGCATTAAAGTTTCAACTTCTATTAGTGCTAAAATAGATTACTTAGTCATTGGTGATAAAGTTGGACAAAAAAAAATCAAAGATGCTGAAAAATTTGGTGTGGTAGTGATGACTGAAACTGATTATTTATCTAAAATTTAA
- a CDS encoding P-II family nitrogen regulator, which yields MKMIIAIIKPFKLDNVIEALSDIGVSGITATEVKGFGRQKGHTELYRGAEYTVDFLPKVKLEIAIAANQVDGVVEIIRVAAKSEGEGKIGDGKIFVSSLDQVFRIRTGEIGSVAL from the coding sequence ATGAAAATGATAATAGCAATTATTAAGCCGTTTAAGCTTGATAATGTTATAGAAGCTCTTTCTGACATTGGTGTTTCAGGCATTACAGCTACAGAAGTCAAAGGCTTTGGTCGTCAAAAAGGACACACAGAGCTTTATCGTGGTGCAGAATATACGGTAGATTTTTTACCTAAAGTTAAACTAGAAATTGCCATTGCAGCAAATCAAGTTGATGGTGTGGTTGAGATTATCAGAGTTGCTGCTAAATCAGAAGGAGAGGGTAAGATTGGTGATGGAAAAATATTTGTTTCATCATTAGATCAAGTATTTCGTATTCGTACGGGTGAAATTGGTTCAGTAGCACTATAA